From the genome of Methanobrevibacter sp.:
AATGTATTCATTTAATTCACCGGTAACATTCATTTTGATTGCGCTTGGAACCATGAACCATGTTTTTCCGGTTGCCCAAACCATTGCAAGGTCTGTTGCACCCATACCGGTTGAAAAAGCACCAAATGCACCGTAGGTGCATGTATGTGAATCTGCTCCAACAATGACTTTGCCCGGTTCAACAAGTCCCATTTCAGGAACGACCTGATGGCAGATTCCTTCTCCATGAATATAATTTTTTGTGATATTTTGCTTGTTTATAAAGTCACGGCAAACCTTCTGGAACTCGGCTGATCCTATTGTGTTTGCAGGGACATTGTGATCAAATATAATTGCGATTTTTTCAGGGTCCCATACCTTGTCTGTTATCTTTTCAAAGGTCTTGATTGCAGGAGGGCTTGTTCCGTCATGTGACATTGCAAGGTCAACCGGGATTTCAATTATCTCTCCTGGAGTCACTTCATGACCTGCCTTTGCTGAGAGGATTTTTTCAGTAATATTCATAATAACATCCTATTTTTTGGTATTTTTAACGATTTCTCTGAAAACCTTGTCGTTGATGTATTTGCCTTCTTCCCTTTGCTTTTTGACCTGCCTTACGATTTCAATCAATTCGTCATCGGTAACGTCAAGCTCACATTCGTTCAGTTTTGCCCTGACTGCACGGCATCCTGAGTGTTTTCCCAATACAAGCTGACGTTTTTGTCCGACAAGTTCAGGCAGGTATGGCTCATAACATAAAGGCTCTTCTATAACTGCGTCCACATGGATTCCGGATTCGTGACGGAATACATTGTTTCCAACAACCGGTTTGTTGTATGGAATAGGAAGTTCACTTGCTTTTGATACAAGATCTGAAAGTTCCTTGATGTATTTGGTCTTAAAACCATAATCCTTTCCGTAAAGGATTTTAATTGCCATGATAAGTTCTTCAAGTGAAGCGTTACCTGCTCTTTCACCAATACCGTTTACAGTGGTTGAAATACCTTTTGCCCCTGCAAGAACTCCTGTAATTGAATTTATTACTGCAAGGCCAAAATCATTGTGGCAGTGAAGCGCAAGCATAACATCAAGGTCCTTTACAAGTTCACGAACCATATAATCAATACCCTGAGGAGTGATTGCACCTGTTGTGTCTGCAATATGAACCCTGTCGGCTCCGCATTCCTGAGCCTTGCCGTAGATTCTTTTTAAAAATTCGATGTCTGTTCTGGTAGCATCCTCTGCTGAAAACGCAACATACAAACCATGATCTTTAGCATAATCCACTGCTGTTTCACATAAATTGATTGCATCCTGTCTTGTAATGTGCATCTTATGGTCAAGGTGTATGTCTGAAGTTCCGACAAATGTAATGATACCGTCCACATCACAGTCAAGTGCAGCGTCGATATCTTCAGGCTTTGTTCTTGCTAAAGCGAGAATATCAGCATTCAATCCTTCATTTGCAATGGTTTTCACACTTTCCTTTTCCTTTTGTGATACAATCGGAAAACCGGCTTCAATCTGATGAATCTTAAACTGATCAAGTTTTTTAGCTATTTCTAATTTTTCATCCAAACTGAAAAACACACCGGGGGTCTGTTCACCGTCCCTTAGTGTTGTATCATAGATGAGCAAATCATCCGGAAAATTTTCCAGTTCATATTCCTTATTGTAATGACTTATAAAATATTGCAATATATCACATCTCAAATTCAATAAACATTTTATATTTATGTTTAGTCATTTAAATTGTTTTCTAAAAGCTCCATATATGAGGTTCTCTCAAACCCGTCTGTGATGCCCAATTGAGCAAAC
Proteins encoded in this window:
- a CDS encoding homocitrate synthase family protein; translation: MQYFISHYNKEYELENFPDDLLIYDTTLRDGEQTPGVFFSLDEKLEIAKKLDQFKIHQIEAGFPIVSQKEKESVKTIANEGLNADILALARTKPEDIDAALDCDVDGIITFVGTSDIHLDHKMHITRQDAINLCETAVDYAKDHGLYVAFSAEDATRTDIEFLKRIYGKAQECGADRVHIADTTGAITPQGIDYMVRELVKDLDVMLALHCHNDFGLAVINSITGVLAGAKGISTTVNGIGERAGNASLEELIMAIKILYGKDYGFKTKYIKELSDLVSKASELPIPYNKPVVGNNVFRHESGIHVDAVIEEPLCYEPYLPELVGQKRQLVLGKHSGCRAVRAKLNECELDVTDDELIEIVRQVKKQREEGKYINDKVFREIVKNTKK